One stretch of Pyrenophora tritici-repentis strain M4 chromosome 4, whole genome shotgun sequence DNA includes these proteins:
- a CDS encoding PotE, Amino acid transporter — MAAFRGTTNDNSSTTLDSTAAPGTEKTTIIGEDPLNRQATQLGELEAQAIPLENDAFGNEEGAEVQYKTCNWWNTGILMLAENVSLGVLALPQALAILGLVPGLLCICLLGIIATYTGYLIGEFKLAHPSIQSYADCGTLLSGPILHELLAVGQVVVLIFIMGAHILTFGVAMNAMTDHGTCTIIFTVIGLVLSLVLGLPRTFKNISYISFFSCASVIVGVTITIIAIGIQKPNMGNIVAVRPDVPLVLGLAPVMNIVLAYSGHVAFFSFASELQNPRDFRKALFFEQGVAVGFYMLISVVIYYYAGPDVASPALGSASPLVSKICFGIALPTIIVAGVVNGSVATKYVYLRIWKGTNVVHTNSWKALGSWWAICTVAWLASWILAEAVPNFNLLLGLIGALFGSWFSYAFPPLLWLWHNNKNGRSFATKRQTILSIFNGLLVVLGMAVFGLGMWSSGWALHNGSGGKVFSCENNWHAVSWVAGE, encoded by the exons ATGGCTGCCTTCAGAGGGACGACTAATGATAATTCTTCAACGACGCTTGATTCGACGGCGGCCCCGGGCACGGAGAAGACCACAATTATTGGTGAAGACCCCCTAAATCGGCAAGCGACGCAATTGGGAGAGCTCGAAGCGCAAGCCATACCACTTGAAAACGATGCGTTTGGTAACGAGGAAGGCGCTGAGGTCCAATACAAAACGTGTAATTGGTG GAATACTGGCATCCTGATGCTTGCCGAAAATGTCTCTCTCGGCGTACTTGCCCTTCCTCAAGCACTTGCGATTCTCGGTCTCGTTCCAGGTCTTCTCTGTATATGTCTGTTAGGTATCATCGCCACATATACGGGCTATCTGATCGGCGAGTTCAAACTGGCACATCCATCCATACAATCGTACGCCGATTGCGGCACACTCCTCAGTGGGCCTATTCTCCACGAATTGCTCGCTGTTGGCCAAGTGGTGGTATTGATATTCATCATGGGCGCGCATATCTTGACATTTGGGGTCGCGATGAACGCCATGACTGATCATGGGACCTGCACTATCATCTTCACTGTCATTGGATTGGTTCTTTCACTCGTGCTGGGGCTTCCAAGGACATTCAAGAATATCAGCTATATTAGCTTCTTCT CCTGTGCATCTGTCATTGTAGGTGTCACTATCACGATAATCGCTATCGGTATCCAGAAGCCGAATATGGGCAACATTGTTGCGGTGCGACCCGACGTACCACTGGTCTTGGGACTAGCTCCTGTCATGAACATCGTTTTAGCATACA GCGGCCATGTGGCATTCTTCTCCTTTGCGTCGGAGCTCCAAAACCCTCGCGATTTTCGCAAAGCCCTCTTCTTCGAGCAGGGAGTGGCTGTGGGATTTTACATGCTCATCTCCGTGGTCATTTACTACTACGCCGGACCGGATGTCGCCTCGCCTGCCTTGGGCTCCGCATCGCCGCTCGTCAGCAAGATATGCTTTGGTATCGCTCTACCCACAATCATCGTCGCTGGTGTTGTCAATGGCTCAGTGGCGACCAAATACGTATATCTGCGTATATGGAAGGGGACGAATGTCGTACACACCAACAGCTGGAAGGCCCTGGGCAGTTGGTGGGCAATCTGCACCGTAGCATGGCTCGCAAGTTGGATCCTGGCCGAAGCGGTGCCTAACTTCAATCTGCTGCTGGGCTTGATCGGTGCGCTGTTCGGAAGTTGGTTCAGCT ATGCCTTCCCTCCTCTCCTCTGGTTATGGCACAACAACAAGAATGGCAGGTCATTCGCCACAAAACGGCAGACGATACTTAGCATCTTCAACGGCTTGCTTGTGGTGCTTGGGATGGCCGTT TTCGGGTTGGGCATGTGGTCGTCTGGCTGGGCACTCCACAATGGGTCTGGCGGCAAGGTCTTTTCCTGCGAGAACAACTGGCATGCCGTTAGTTGGGTGGCGGGGGAGTAG
- a CDS encoding AhpC-TSA multi-domain protein, giving the protein MPVELRKRKEAPPAPVRPAKKKAPAKAKKAEDEKTVVEKVQETVAEKVEAVKEAVVGKSNGASAAKAGAPKVGDTIDLASFGGEIETNDGEKTTLAKLVEESKGGVVLFTYPKASTPGCTTQVCLFRDSYTPLTATGYSIYGLSSDSPKANTTFKTKQKLPYTLLCDPAQSLISAIGFKKAPKGTTRGVFVVNKEGKVLAAEPGGPAATVEVVKKLVGNKEEVPSKKQVEDQEMAETADEVADTAAKVDSKEA; this is encoded by the exons ATGCCCGTGGAACTCCGTAAGCGCAAGGAAGCGCCCCCAGCTCCCGTGCGCCcagcgaagaagaaggcacCGGCCAAGGCCAAGAAGGCTGAGGACGAGAAGACGGTCGTCGAGAAGGTCCAGGAGACTGTTGCTGAGAAGGTCGAGGCTGTCAAGGAAGCTGTTGTCGGCAAGAGCAACGGCGCCTCTGCAGCCAAGGCTGGCGCGCCCAAAGTCGGTGATACAATTGACCTTGCTTCCTTTGGCGGTGAGATTGAGACAAACGATGGGGAGAAGACGACACTCGCGAAGCTTGTAGAGGAAAGCAAGGGCGGTGTCGTGCTATTCACGTACCCCAAGGCCTCGACGCCTGGAT GCACAACACAAGTCTGCCTCTTCCGCGACTCCTACACCCCCCTCACCGCAACCGGCTATTCCATCTACGGTCTCTCCTCCGACAGCCCCAAGGCAAACACCACCTTCAAGACTAAGCAGAAGCTGCCGTACACCCTCCTTTGTGATCCCGCGCAGAGCCTCATCTCGGCTATCGGCTTCAAGAAAGCTCCCAAGGGCACCACGCGCGGTGTCTTTGTTGTGAACAAGGAGGGTAAGGTCTTGGCGGCTGAGCCTGGTGGCCCGGCTGCGACGGTCGAAGTGGTGAAGAAGCTGGTGGGCAACAAGGAGGAGGTGCCGAGTAAGAAGCAGGTTGAGGACCAGGAGATGGCCGAGACGGCAGATGAGGTCGCCGATACCGCGGCCAAGGTTGACAGCAAGGAAGCTTAG